One genomic segment of Brevibacillus laterosporus LMG 15441 includes these proteins:
- a CDS encoding YeiH family protein: MESKTESKTESKTETKELVKQERQTVGFIMGVVITLIIALAARYLAQFPFLSIMGQLVIAILIGIIWRAVAGIPQQTIAGTNFSSKKLLRFGIILLGMRLNLMDILYAGPKVFAMAALAIIFGLSVVYLFTRWFQVEKKLGILTACGTAICGAAAVVAIAPQIKANDEETAIGAATVAILGTIFTLLYTLLYPFLGFTPNGYGVFSGATLHEIAHVIAAAAPGGNNAVDIAVIVKLTRVALLVPIAIGIGIWSSRLEQKMTGEINKRFSWRSLPIPWFIFGFLAMSAVNSLGIIPQEIATQIVSIAYLLIAMAMAGLGLNVNLVAFKRMGLKSFAAGLVGSVLLSLFGFAMTYAFQLA, encoded by the coding sequence ATGGAAAGTAAAACAGAAAGTAAAACAGAAAGTAAAACAGAAACCAAAGAGCTTGTCAAACAAGAGAGGCAGACCGTTGGTTTTATCATGGGAGTAGTAATTACTCTCATAATTGCTTTAGCGGCTAGATATTTGGCTCAATTTCCTTTCTTAAGCATAATGGGACAATTGGTAATTGCAATCCTGATCGGTATTATCTGGCGTGCTGTGGCTGGTATTCCGCAGCAAACGATTGCGGGTACCAATTTTTCTAGCAAAAAATTGCTTCGATTTGGCATTATTTTACTTGGGATGCGATTAAATTTGATGGATATTTTATATGCTGGTCCCAAAGTGTTTGCTATGGCCGCATTAGCCATTATTTTTGGATTGAGTGTTGTTTATCTATTTACACGTTGGTTCCAGGTAGAGAAAAAGTTAGGCATTCTAACGGCATGTGGAACGGCTATCTGTGGTGCGGCAGCGGTTGTGGCAATTGCACCACAAATCAAAGCTAATGATGAAGAAACAGCAATTGGAGCGGCTACTGTAGCTATTTTGGGCACTATTTTCACACTTTTATATACGCTTCTCTATCCTTTTCTTGGTTTTACACCTAATGGTTATGGTGTTTTTTCGGGTGCGACCCTACATGAGATAGCGCACGTAATTGCCGCAGCAGCACCTGGTGGAAATAATGCTGTAGATATTGCTGTCATCGTCAAATTAACCCGGGTTGCTCTTCTTGTTCCGATCGCCATTGGCATAGGAATATGGAGCAGTCGTTTGGAACAAAAGATGACTGGGGAAATCAATAAACGGTTTTCTTGGAGGTCACTACCTATTCCATGGTTTATCTTTGGATTTTTGGCGATGAGTGCTGTTAACTCACTAGGTATTATTCCTCAGGAAATAGCTACACAAATCGTTAGCATCGCTTATCTATTAATTGCGATGGCGATGGCCGGTTTAGGGTTAAACGTAAATCTAGTTGCCTTTAAGCGGATGGGATTAAAATCGTTTGCAGCCGGCTTAGTTGGATCGGTGTTACTTTCCCTATTTGGTTTTGCAATGACCTATGCTTTTCAGTTAGCTTAA